The segment CGAGCCGGGGGCGACCGTCCTCGATTCGCACCGGCTGGATGGCGCCCGACACCGAGTCCGAGTAGACGGGGCGCAGGCTGACGGGCAGCCAGCGCGGCGAGAAGAGGACGTTCCAGGTCACCCGCTTCCCGGCGTCATGGCTGCTGGGACCCAGCTGCGTCTGGAAGCTGGTGCTGCGGTCATCTCGTGCCGGGTTGTTGATGACCCACTGGGAGCCCCAGCTGGACGCGAGGTAGTTGCGGGGCAGGAACATGCTGCAGTTGACATCAAAGTACTTGGCGAAGTGGAGCGGGGAGGCAGCGTGGAACTGGAACGCCTGGAACAGCAGGTCCTGCACCGCAGCGCGGTGCCGCGCCAGCACCGCCGACTGCGCCTGCAGCCGGAACAGCTGGCTGGGCGCGATCATGGGGTAGCGGATGGCGCGGAGCACCCGCTCGGCCACGGGCCCATCGGGCTGCTGGCGGCTCAGCCAGCCCTCCACGGCGGTGTAGAGCTCCAGCTCGCTGTGCAGCACCAGGTCGGAgcgctccagcagcagcagcagcagctccacgcTCACCGAGCCCCACTCGGCGCTGCCCAGCACGGCTGAGAGGTTCCAGGCCAGGAACTGGAGACAGGTCTCCTGCAGCACCGCGTCCCCGATGCGCACGGCGTAGTGGTACCAGGTCACCACGTGGCCCTGGCTCGACTCGCTGGCCAGATGGCTCCTCATGTAGTCGGCCACGCCGCGCTGCAGCCCCCACACCCGATACTTGCTGGCCAGCTGGTGCAGGGGGATGGCCTGGTGCAGCAGGATGGAGACGCCCCCGCAGTATAGGTACCTGGGGCAGAGCATGCGATGGTGACAACGGTGTCCCCTGATTCCCTTCCCAGGCTTCCACTCTGGTAGTGCAGTCCCCGGGGGAGCATCCTCCTCCTTTGGCTGCATCCTTCTGGGCATCTCAAACCCGTGAGGCTGACGTGGTCCCCAGGGGAGCATCCTCCCTCCTGAGCTGCATCTCTCCAGAAATCCCATCCTGTGGGGTCCCTGTGGTGCCCAGGGTAGCATCCTCCTTGGGCTGCATCCCTCTGGACATCTCCATCCTGTGTGGTCCCCATGGTTCTCAAGAGAGAGTCCCCCTCCTTGACTGTACCCCTCCCAACACACCCATCCCATGAGGTCCCCGTGGTCCCCAAGGGAATATTCCATCTCCATGCCTGCATTCCtcccagcatccccatcccatggGGTCCCCATGGTCCCCAGAGGAGCTGCGTccctcctggtgtccccatcccatgggGTCCCCACCTACCTGATGAACTTCTCGAAGAGCGCGGCAGTCTCGGGCGGCTCGTGCAGGGTGATGACGCTCTGGTTGCGCAGGAGGCTCTCGAAGACCTCGCTCtggaggctgagcagcagctggtgggTGTGGAAGACCTTGGCCTCCTCGGCGGCGGCCGTGCGCACCCGCAGCACCGTGTCGCTGCTGTTACcgttctgcagcagctcctgcagccgcTGCAGCAGCGTCAGCGAGTGGTTGATGGTGGCCGCCGTGGTGTCCCCGCTAAGGTCGGCTCTCTGGGCTGGGGGGAAGATGGGACCATCCCAGTGCTGCACCCCAGGAAAGAGTTGTGGGGGGCTGGGATGCAGTAGTGTGGGGCCCAGCTGTGGGGCGATGGGGGTGAGCGGGGCAGCCCAGATCTGTGCACATCCTCCCTCCGCTCCCCCAGCACCAAAGGGCTGGCTGGTGCCAAGTGGGGGAAGGACaaggggacatgaggacatTTGTGCCCTTGGGAGCCAAGAAGCTGCTTTTCCGCAGTGAGAGGGGTGAGACCACCCTGTCCCAGGCTGAGAAATGGCCCCGTGCCAGGCAGCGCTGGCTCGCAGCCCGGTCTGCATGCTCCGGGGTGACCGTCCCCCCGTGTCTGTGTCCCCATAGCACTGGGCTCCCAGTGGGGTAAGGGACTGAGCTGGGGTCCCCGTGCTCCCACGGGCATGGGgacccttcctccctctcctcctttccctcgcACCCAGCACAACTCCCCCCCACCCAGATCATCCCTCCCCCAAGGTGAATTGCCCCCATCTCTCCCAAATCCCTGTCTCACCGGCCGATGAGCGGGCGGATTACCCGTCCCAGCGCCGGCTTAAGGCCAGCTgagtggggtggggagggggatcaGGAACCCCTCGCCCCACAGTGCCAGACCTTCCTGCCCACAGCACCAAGTGTCCCCGGGCAGGGGTGAGCACAGCCTGGCTGTCACCACCGGCACCTCCTGGGCACAATGGGGCACAGTGGTGGGGCGCAGCACGTCCAGGAGGCGCATCCATCCGTCCCCAGGCACCGCGACGGCTGCTGGAGAGCCATGCTGAGCATCGCCAGGTACCCACAGCCACATCCCACCCCGGCACCCAGCGAGGGCAGCGGGACCCACGGCACAGGGCCCCCCCCAcgcctcccctgccccagccacCCTTACCGGCTTGTgcggtgaggaggaggaggaggaggaggaaggcagtgGTGGCGCAGCCCCAGCGGCGGGCGGCCGCGGGCCGGGTGCCCGTCAGCCTGCTCATGGCTTCGCAAGCGCATCTGCCGGCTCGGCGGGCGCCTGGTGCCCGCCTGGCGCTTATGTAGGCCACCAGCCCTCCCAGCCCTCCCAGCCCGCGCCGCCACATCGATTGGTGGAAACTGGGACCGGCCGTTACCAAGGGAACTGCTTCCAGCCCTCGGCCATCCCCCCGACCCCGGACCCCAGCCCCGCACCCAGGGTGGCGTGACAGGGCGCCCCAGTGAGCCCCGGCACACTGTGGGGACATCTCCATGTGCCACCTGCTCACGGTGTCAGTGGTCACTGCTGTGCCGCTGCCCCACGCGTGGCTGCAGCCCTTTGTGCTGCTGGGGTCTTTGCATTCAGGGCACAGCTCGGCACAGCCGCCCTGCTCCCCCGGCTCATGGGTATTCATGGCGGCAGCAGCCCATCACCATGGCATCCGCGCTGCCggcaggagctgcctgccctTTTCCCAGCCTTTGCAGCCAAGAGGCTGCCTGTGCAGGGCGAGTGCCCCGTGCTGGCCTCTGCTGGCCCCTCGCCCACCCTGACAGCTCTTGGGGGGTTCACAATGGGGCCAGGGTGGCATTTGCCCCCCCGCGGCCCCAGTGCCACATGGCAGGGCCAGTACGGCtcaggcccggggctggggTGGTGTGGGTGCCCCCACCCCACAGCACGAGATGGGCACCCCCTATGCAGGAGCGTTTTCTGGCACAACCCAAGCAAGCCGGGTAGAAGCAGGGGGTGTCTGCACCCCACTGGGGAGCCAGGGCCGGGACCCCCGCCTGGGACAGACCCACCACATGGTCACCTTGGGGTGCAGCAGGACCCGCCTGCCGGGGGGGCAGCGCCTGGGCCCcctcctggggacaccccagggtgaCCTTCAGCACATGGCAGGGCCAGAGCTGAGGAGGGCAATTAGCCATTTCCCGGTTATTGAATGTCTGGGATGATGGGATTAGTGCCAGTGCCTGCGGTATCACAGATTTGTGTTCAGCTGCCGAGCATGGTGACAGCACGGCTGGTGCCCGTTTCATGCCCAGGACCTGCAGGAGGACACTGTGCCATGGCCGGCACTGCC is part of the Columba livia isolate bColLiv1 breed racing homer chromosome 18, bColLiv1.pat.W.v2, whole genome shotgun sequence genome and harbors:
- the BTBD17 gene encoding BTB/POZ domain-containing protein 17, which translates into the protein MSRLTGTRPAAARRWGCATTAFLLLLLLLTAQAAQRADLSGDTTAATINHSLTLLQRLQELLQNGNSSDTVLRVRTAAAEEAKVFHTHQLLLSLQSEVFESLLRNQSVITLHEPPETAALFEKFIRYLYCGGVSILLHQAIPLHQLASKYRVWGLQRGVADYMRSHLASESSQGHVVTWYHYAVRIGDAVLQETCLQFLAWNLSAVLGSAEWGSVSVELLLLLLERSDLVLHSELELYTAVEGWLSRQQPDGPVAERVLRAIRYPMIAPSQLFRLQAQSAVLARHRAAVQDLLFQAFQFHAASPLHFAKYFDVNCSMFLPRNYLASSWGSQWVINNPARDDRSTSFQTQLGPSSHDAGKRVTWNVLFSPRWLPVSLRPVYSDSVSGAIQPVRIEDGRPRLVITPATSSPDFAGVSFQKTVLVGVRQQGRVVVKHVYSFHQSSDEAADFLAHADLQKRTSEYLIDNSLHLHIIVKPVYHSLIKVKK